Proteins from a genomic interval of Paucidesulfovibrio longus DSM 6739:
- a CDS encoding TRAP transporter small permease, translated as MQTLLRHLDAAAGRMATALAVLAGIFLVAAMLLACANMILRAVAEPIQGTVELVGFFGAVLTAFSLGFAQRKRGHIFVGLLTEQMPKALQRGSDAIQYLVSCAFFALAAEETMDWGMDLIRTGELSQTLRIPYHFFVFAAAFGCLAMAFVLFVDFLKTLLPQEIQG; from the coding sequence ATGCAGACGCTCCTTCGCCATCTCGACGCCGCGGCCGGACGCATGGCCACCGCCCTGGCGGTGCTCGCCGGAATATTCCTCGTGGCCGCCATGCTCCTGGCCTGCGCCAACATGATCCTGCGCGCCGTGGCCGAACCCATCCAGGGCACCGTGGAACTGGTCGGCTTCTTCGGCGCGGTGCTGACGGCCTTTTCCCTGGGATTCGCCCAGCGCAAGCGCGGGCACATCTTCGTGGGCCTGCTCACGGAGCAGATGCCCAAGGCGCTCCAGCGCGGTTCCGACGCGATCCAGTATCTCGTCTCCTGCGCCTTCTTCGCGCTGGCCGCCGAGGAAACCATGGACTGGGGAATGGATCTGATCCGCACCGGGGAACTCTCGCAGACGCTGCGCATCCCCTACCATTTCTTTGTTTTCGCCGCGGCCTTCGGCTGCCTGGCCATGGCCTTCGTCCTCTTCGTGGACTTCCTCAAAACCCTGCTCCCGCAGGAAATCCAGGGCTGA
- a CDS encoding restriction endonuclease: MNTPQYHEMLIPTLKVIEELGGSGTIQEIAEGVIQLLGLPEEVTSQPHNPEKSSQTEVEYRLAWARTYLKKYGLIDNSERGVWSFTDKHQRGMRLDPEEIVQTVRGLAKNAKKRVINEEPDAIPEAKDWREVIHQAILSLEPSAFERLTKRILREIGFVQVEVTGKSCDGGIDGKGIVKIQDVLSYHVVFQCKRYKGSVGPGAIRDFRGAMIGRADKGLFITTGTFTREATKEATRDGASPIDLIDGDDLVEMLKKLRLGVNVRMVEEVEVDGQWFENI; this comes from the coding sequence ATGAACACACCTCAATACCACGAAATGCTAATCCCCACCCTCAAGGTCATCGAAGAACTTGGGGGGTCAGGAACCATCCAAGAAATCGCCGAAGGAGTTATTCAGCTTCTTGGCCTTCCGGAAGAGGTTACTTCGCAGCCTCACAATCCAGAAAAATCCAGCCAAACCGAAGTTGAATACCGCCTTGCCTGGGCGAGAACCTACCTGAAAAAATACGGGTTGATCGACAATTCAGAGCGAGGTGTTTGGTCGTTCACCGACAAGCACCAACGCGGGATGCGACTTGACCCGGAAGAAATCGTCCAGACCGTGCGCGGACTGGCCAAAAATGCCAAGAAAAGAGTGATCAACGAGGAACCAGACGCCATTCCGGAAGCAAAGGATTGGCGGGAGGTCATCCACCAAGCTATCCTCTCCCTTGAACCAAGTGCCTTCGAACGTCTGACAAAACGGATCCTTCGGGAAATCGGTTTCGTTCAGGTCGAAGTCACCGGCAAGTCTTGCGACGGCGGCATTGACGGCAAGGGAATCGTGAAGATTCAGGATGTCCTGAGCTACCACGTCGTCTTCCAGTGCAAACGCTACAAAGGGTCCGTCGGACCTGGAGCAATCCGGGACTTCAGAGGCGCCATGATCGGCAGAGCAGACAAGGGGTTGTTCATCACGACCGGAACCTTTACCCGCGAAGCGACCAAAGAAGCCACCCGTGATGGAGCCTCACCGATTGATCTAATTGACGGTGATGACCTCGTTGAAATGCTCAAGAAACTCCGACTCGGTGTGAATGTTCGTATGGTTGAGGAAGTTGAAGTCGATGGTCAATGGTTTGAGAATATCTAG
- a CDS encoding RusA family crossover junction endodeoxyribonuclease — protein sequence MKTEDYTNAEIQDWKMRIAGSASDNYGHFPPTKSRIDLTGPTPVSFQGGGTKKALIKEMLQAQTIEIPWIWVEDVEVQIEWRINDLERYEYPKTPDLDNILKPIIDALCGPNGIIIDDCQIVSITATCLGGFVEGYNGFDVSLFFPDIYFQNNRYILKNNLEFVDIGQGLFVPIDRLSSQNNEYIKKFLVWANSRHANRDEGSMMLNRFYHKSRVMDFKQVPAHNYL from the coding sequence ATGAAAACAGAAGATTATACTAACGCAGAGATCCAAGATTGGAAAATGAGGATAGCGGGATCGGCAAGTGATAACTATGGGCACTTCCCCCCAACGAAGAGCCGAATAGACTTGACTGGTCCGACACCTGTTAGCTTTCAGGGAGGAGGAACAAAAAAAGCACTGATCAAAGAAATGCTCCAAGCTCAAACAATAGAAATCCCTTGGATTTGGGTGGAAGATGTAGAAGTTCAGATTGAATGGAGGATAAACGATTTAGAAAGATATGAATATCCTAAGACACCAGACTTAGACAACATTTTAAAACCGATCATTGACGCACTATGTGGACCAAATGGAATAATTATCGATGACTGCCAAATCGTATCAATTACCGCCACGTGTCTTGGTGGTTTTGTTGAAGGATACAATGGATTTGATGTCTCATTATTTTTCCCTGACATCTACTTCCAAAACAACAGATATATCCTCAAAAACAATCTTGAGTTTGTTGACATAGGCCAAGGGCTATTCGTACCAATAGATAGACTATCAAGTCAAAATAACGAATATATTAAGAAATTTCTCGTTTGGGCTAACTCAAGACATGCCAACAGAGATGAAGGTTCTATGATGCTGAATAGATTCTATCACAAATCAAGAGTCATGGACTTTAAACAAGTGCCTGCCCATAATTACCTTTGA
- a CDS encoding HlyD family secretion protein: MSQNNTESAQSAPGKGIKARLKLPKGRRSRIILGMGITALLLALALPFYLHAISHESTDDAFVEAHVVSMSPRVAGHVARVLVEDNQLVKEGDLLAELDPRDFQVALEAARARLRSAQAAVTEAQAKASAAQNVLAQKEAGLSSQHAGLAQVQAEVAEVRAGYERDENDLDRMRKIVEAGAVSRQEFDHVKAQEAMTRAKLNSAKRQVDTHSAEIRQARATVAAAEDELRQAYAQVDIRTAELHEAEAEVEQAELNLSYTRITAPCAGHVTKKAVEPGTYVQVGQKLFSIVSPDVWVVANFKETQLADIASGQPVDIEVDAYPDVTFHGHVDSIQRGTGSRFTLLPPENATGNFIKVVQRIPVKIVLDASEADKNYVLAPGMSVMPSVDISEAGGAGSLRAEGTSAQAPAAR, translated from the coding sequence ATGAGCCAGAACAACACCGAATCCGCGCAATCCGCCCCCGGCAAGGGGATCAAGGCCCGCCTCAAGCTGCCGAAGGGCCGCCGCTCCAGGATCATCCTCGGTATGGGAATCACGGCGCTGCTGCTCGCGCTGGCCCTGCCCTTCTACCTGCACGCCATTTCCCACGAGTCCACGGACGACGCATTCGTGGAGGCGCACGTGGTCAGCATGAGTCCGCGCGTCGCCGGACACGTCGCCCGCGTGCTGGTGGAGGACAACCAGCTGGTCAAGGAAGGCGACCTGCTGGCCGAGCTGGACCCGCGCGACTTCCAGGTGGCGCTCGAAGCAGCCCGGGCGCGGCTGCGCTCGGCCCAGGCCGCCGTAACCGAGGCCCAGGCCAAGGCGTCCGCCGCGCAGAACGTCCTGGCCCAGAAGGAGGCGGGCCTCTCCTCCCAGCACGCCGGACTGGCCCAGGTTCAGGCCGAGGTGGCCGAGGTGCGCGCCGGATACGAGCGGGACGAGAACGACCTGGACCGCATGCGGAAGATCGTGGAGGCCGGAGCCGTAAGCCGCCAGGAATTCGACCACGTCAAGGCCCAGGAAGCCATGACCCGCGCCAAGCTCAATTCGGCCAAACGCCAGGTGGACACCCATTCAGCGGAGATCCGGCAGGCCCGCGCCACCGTGGCGGCCGCCGAGGACGAACTGCGCCAGGCATACGCGCAGGTGGACATCCGCACCGCGGAACTGCATGAGGCCGAGGCGGAGGTCGAACAGGCGGAGCTGAACCTTTCCTACACCCGGATCACCGCTCCCTGCGCGGGCCACGTGACCAAAAAGGCCGTGGAGCCGGGAACCTACGTCCAGGTCGGGCAGAAGCTCTTCTCCATCGTCAGCCCGGACGTCTGGGTCGTGGCCAACTTCAAGGAAACCCAGCTCGCGGACATCGCGTCCGGACAGCCCGTGGACATCGAAGTGGACGCCTATCCCGACGTGACCTTCCACGGCCATGTGGACAGCATCCAGCGCGGCACGGGCTCGCGGTTCACGCTGCTGCCCCCGGAAAACGCCACGGGCAACTTCATCAAGGTCGTGCAGCGCATCCCGGTCAAGATCGTTCTGGACGCCTCGGAAGCGGACAAAAACTACGTCCTGGCTCCGGGCATGTCCGTCATGCCCAGCGTGGACATCTCCGAGGCGGGGGGCGCAGGCTCGCTGCGCGCGGAAGGAACTTCCGCCCAGGCTCCCGCGGCCCGGTAG
- a CDS encoding DHA2 family efflux MFS transporter permease subunit: MYKDLEETSPSERWIIAFTVMFGAFMAVMDTSVVNVSMPHMMGSFGADLSSITWVATSYSIAEIIMVTMSGWWSALVGRKTLYLASFALFTVGSILCGTATTFTQMIVYRVIQGIGGGALIPVSQAILRETFPPAQQGMAMALYGMGVVLAPALGPICGGWLTDVLGWPWIFYINVPVCIIGMALTMKFVHDPPYLRRGVQSVDWLGIFLLSVALTGMQIVLERGQGENWFESDMILAGTIATVLAFLALIYWELRCPDPVVNLRVLKDRNLTLGSTMGLIFGVSLFGTTFILPQFTQELLGYPAFQAGLALAPRAVTLLLFMPVAGWLYQRVGARALVLAGIVIIVWSYYDLMQLNIQAGFLNLIPPLLIMGVGMPFMFVPLSTVSLCTVSRSDVTDASSIYTLARRVGGNIGYALVATLLDRGIRVHRGYLAEHISDLSQNTQDYQATLVQLLHNLGVDAVSASKLALGMLEKLLMRQATMLAYNDISFIFGCLFFLLVPMVALLPSKARILALSATRPKK, from the coding sequence ATGTACAAAGACCTGGAGGAAACCTCCCCGTCAGAGCGGTGGATCATCGCGTTCACGGTCATGTTCGGCGCGTTCATGGCCGTCATGGACACCAGCGTGGTCAACGTTTCCATGCCCCACATGATGGGCAGCTTCGGCGCGGACCTCTCCTCCATCACCTGGGTGGCCACGAGCTACAGCATCGCCGAGATCATCATGGTCACCATGTCCGGCTGGTGGAGCGCTCTCGTGGGCCGCAAAACCCTCTACCTCGCCTCCTTCGCCCTGTTCACGGTGGGCTCGATTCTCTGCGGCACGGCCACGACCTTCACCCAGATGATCGTCTACCGCGTCATCCAGGGCATCGGCGGCGGCGCGCTGATTCCGGTTTCCCAGGCCATCCTGCGCGAGACATTTCCCCCGGCGCAGCAGGGCATGGCCATGGCCCTGTACGGCATGGGCGTGGTTCTGGCCCCGGCCCTCGGCCCCATCTGCGGCGGCTGGCTCACGGACGTCCTGGGCTGGCCGTGGATCTTCTACATCAACGTGCCCGTCTGCATCATCGGCATGGCCCTGACCATGAAATTCGTGCACGACCCGCCCTACCTGCGGCGCGGCGTGCAGTCCGTGGACTGGCTCGGCATCTTCCTGCTCTCCGTGGCCCTCACGGGCATGCAGATCGTGCTGGAGCGCGGCCAGGGCGAAAACTGGTTCGAGTCTGACATGATCCTGGCCGGAACCATCGCCACGGTGCTCGCGTTCCTGGCCCTGATCTACTGGGAGCTGCGCTGCCCGGATCCGGTGGTCAACCTGCGGGTGCTGAAGGACCGCAACCTGACCCTCGGCTCGACCATGGGGCTCATCTTCGGCGTGTCCCTGTTCGGCACGACCTTCATCCTGCCGCAGTTCACGCAGGAGCTGCTCGGCTACCCCGCGTTCCAGGCGGGCCTCGCCCTGGCGCCCCGCGCCGTGACCCTGCTGCTCTTCATGCCCGTGGCGGGCTGGCTCTACCAGCGCGTCGGAGCCAGGGCGCTCGTGCTCGCAGGCATCGTCATCATCGTCTGGTCCTACTACGACCTCATGCAGCTGAACATTCAAGCGGGCTTCCTGAACCTCATTCCCCCGCTGCTGATCATGGGCGTGGGCATGCCGTTCATGTTCGTGCCCCTGAGCACCGTCTCGCTCTGCACGGTTTCTCGCAGCGACGTAACGGACGCATCCAGCATCTACACCCTGGCGCGCCGCGTCGGCGGCAACATCGGCTACGCCCTGGTGGCGACCCTGCTCGACCGGGGCATCCGCGTGCACCGGGGCTACCTCGCCGAGCACATCAGCGACCTGAGCCAGAACACCCAGGACTACCAGGCCACGCTCGTGCAGCTGCTGCACAACCTCGGCGTGGACGCGGTCAGCGCCTCCAAGCTGGCCCTGGGCATGCTCGAGAAACTGCTGATGCGGCAGGCCACCATGCTCGCCTACAACGACATCTCGTTCATCTTCGGCTGCCTCTTCTTCCTGCTCGTGCCCATGGTCGCGCTCCTGCCGAGCAAGGCCAGAATTCTCGCGCTCTCCGCAACGCGCCCAAAGAAATAG
- a CDS encoding TRAP transporter substrate-binding protein → MKRIFLLTALLGALLLAGCGGSGDQQAAQKSETQTEGQPAAEAPAKPEPVKLTYANFPPAFTVPCVQMERWKDEVQNRSDGAVAVETFPGGTLLNAKNMLRGVIEGQADIGCVAMSYMPGVFPLSSVVEMPVGFHSGKTSSQVLWAMYEKYQPAELKDVKVLTLFATPPSNIMSRTPVKSIADMQGLELRGNGTSGKFLDALGAVTVSMPMPEVPDALQKSIVQGLYTSLEVLQDMKFAEFCPYATITDGPVYIFAVVMNKAKWDALPEAAKKAMDGLSAEQAAWTGEYWDTHTAEAVEWAIQNHGLQVFEFSDEDKATAREKSAAIIDAWKQSATAAGLPADQIMDDLLAFKAQFAN, encoded by the coding sequence ATGAAACGCATTTTTCTTCTGACGGCGCTGCTCGGCGCGCTGCTGCTCGCCGGATGCGGGGGCTCGGGCGACCAGCAGGCCGCCCAGAAATCCGAGACGCAGACTGAAGGCCAGCCCGCGGCCGAGGCTCCCGCCAAGCCGGAACCCGTCAAGCTGACCTACGCCAACTTTCCGCCCGCCTTCACTGTGCCCTGCGTGCAGATGGAGCGCTGGAAGGACGAGGTGCAAAATCGCAGCGACGGCGCCGTGGCCGTGGAAACCTTCCCCGGCGGCACCCTGCTCAACGCCAAGAACATGCTGCGCGGCGTCATCGAAGGCCAGGCCGACATCGGCTGCGTGGCCATGTCCTACATGCCGGGCGTGTTTCCGCTCTCCTCCGTGGTGGAGATGCCTGTCGGCTTCCACTCCGGCAAGACGTCCTCCCAGGTGCTCTGGGCCATGTACGAGAAGTATCAGCCCGCCGAGCTGAAGGACGTCAAGGTGCTGACCCTCTTCGCCACCCCGCCGAGCAACATCATGTCCCGCACCCCGGTGAAATCCATCGCGGACATGCAGGGCCTGGAGCTGCGCGGCAACGGCACCTCCGGCAAGTTCCTCGACGCCCTCGGCGCCGTGACCGTGAGCATGCCCATGCCCGAGGTGCCGGACGCGCTCCAGAAGAGCATCGTCCAGGGCCTGTACACCTCCCTGGAAGTGCTCCAGGACATGAAGTTCGCGGAGTTCTGCCCCTACGCCACCATCACCGACGGCCCGGTCTACATCTTCGCCGTGGTCATGAACAAGGCCAAGTGGGACGCCCTGCCCGAAGCCGCCAAGAAGGCCATGGACGGTCTCTCCGCCGAACAGGCCGCCTGGACCGGCGAGTACTGGGACACCCACACGGCCGAGGCCGTGGAATGGGCCATCCAGAACCACGGACTCCAGGTCTTCGAGTTCTCCGACGAGGACAAGGCCACGGCCCGGGAAAAGTCCGCCGCCATCATCGACGCCTGGAAGCAGTCCGCCACCGCTGCGGGCCTTCCCGCCGATCAGATCATGGACGACCTGCTCGCCTTCAAGGCCCAGTTCGCAAACTAG
- a CDS encoding RsmB/NOP family class I SAM-dependent RNA methyltransferase gives MGNESRRNFRLVCSEQRAPLVEALLRAEGFGFEQEPFSPLARVLTSEPSPLGTSAAARFGRVYIQDRSSMLPALALDPPAGASVLDMCAAPGSKTGLLARLAGPQGFVLGCEPSTGRIATLRANLRRAGAVQTVTLHGASERLDFGGPAFAHVLLDPPCSGWGTEDKNPRARSLWSGEKVEPLLRLQRALLERAAELLLPGGKLVYSTCTTNEYENEAQVLRALETLGLELEPLPAPPGFVFDEPRLGCPAGVLRVAEESEGEGFFVAALRKPETDSQGATAERRGTGAPSGGRRLRAERLRGPQGLDWAGLPPGELCEFAGKVVFLHAEALRLIGAGMRWQGATLGKLNKDVFRPDPFCRALMPSEPGEGALDVQDADEIVGLMSGRALASPPGDGPVPLYFRGLPLGWAARKGKRVLWTES, from the coding sequence ATGGGCAACGAATCACGCCGCAATTTCCGTCTCGTCTGTTCCGAACAGCGGGCTCCCCTGGTGGAGGCGCTGCTCCGGGCCGAAGGCTTCGGCTTCGAGCAGGAGCCGTTTTCGCCCTTGGCCCGCGTGCTGACCAGCGAGCCGTCGCCCCTGGGCACCAGCGCTGCGGCGCGGTTCGGCCGCGTCTACATCCAGGACCGCTCGTCCATGCTTCCGGCCCTGGCGCTCGATCCGCCTGCGGGCGCGAGCGTGCTGGACATGTGCGCCGCTCCCGGCAGCAAGACCGGACTGCTCGCGCGGCTCGCCGGACCGCAGGGTTTCGTGCTCGGCTGCGAGCCTTCCACCGGACGCATCGCCACGCTGCGCGCCAATCTGCGCCGGGCCGGGGCCGTCCAGACCGTGACCCTGCACGGGGCTTCCGAGCGGCTCGATTTCGGCGGTCCCGCCTTTGCGCATGTCCTGCTCGACCCGCCGTGCAGCGGCTGGGGCACCGAGGACAAGAACCCCCGCGCGCGCAGCCTCTGGTCCGGGGAAAAGGTCGAGCCCCTGCTGCGCCTTCAGCGGGCGCTGCTGGAGCGGGCCGCGGAGCTGCTCCTGCCCGGCGGAAAGCTGGTCTATTCCACCTGCACCACCAACGAGTACGAGAACGAAGCCCAGGTGCTTCGGGCGCTTGAGACGCTCGGCCTGGAGCTGGAGCCGTTGCCCGCGCCGCCCGGCTTCGTGTTTGACGAGCCCCGGCTGGGCTGCCCGGCAGGCGTCTTGCGCGTGGCCGAGGAATCCGAAGGAGAGGGGTTTTTCGTGGCCGCGCTGCGCAAGCCAGAAACGGACTCCCAGGGGGCGACGGCCGAACGGCGCGGGACGGGGGCTCCGTCCGGGGGGAGACGGCTGCGCGCGGAACGCCTGCGCGGGCCGCAGGGGCTGGACTGGGCCGGGCTTCCGCCCGGAGAGCTCTGCGAGTTCGCGGGCAAGGTGGTCTTTCTGCATGCGGAGGCCCTGCGCCTGATCGGTGCGGGGATGCGCTGGCAGGGCGCGACCCTGGGCAAGCTGAACAAGGACGTGTTTCGGCCCGATCCGTTCTGCCGGGCGCTGATGCCGTCCGAACCGGGCGAGGGCGCGCTCGACGTGCAGGATGCGGATGAAATCGTCGGGCTCATGTCCGGCCGTGCGCTGGCGTCGCCGCCGGGCGACGGACCCGTGCCGCTGTATTTCCGGGGGCTCCCGCTGGGCTGGGCCGCGCGCAAGGGCAAGCGGGTGCTCTGGACGGAAAGCTGA
- a CDS encoding TetR/AcrR family transcriptional regulator has translation MKAYSDDKRTRILDAAAELFAGRPFHKVLLSDVAKAASVGKGTLYLYFESKDELYLAVLFREFAGLVDRLRAQVSHADGPADEQMACAVREIVRHLFGKAVIVELLRGAVVNCPQTGEWNEKRLELRGIIEAVIRRGIAQGVFEDEHPRLTAQYIPGLIRSVCLFRPEGTDAETVCRHAEAFVLKALRKIG, from the coding sequence ATGAAAGCTTACAGCGACGACAAGCGGACGCGGATATTGGACGCGGCGGCGGAACTCTTCGCGGGCAGGCCCTTCCACAAGGTGCTGCTCAGCGACGTGGCCAAGGCCGCCTCCGTGGGCAAGGGAACCTTGTATCTTTACTTCGAGAGCAAGGACGAACTCTATCTCGCCGTGCTCTTCCGGGAGTTCGCCGGACTCGTGGACCGGCTGCGGGCGCAGGTTTCCCATGCGGACGGCCCCGCGGACGAGCAGATGGCCTGCGCCGTGCGGGAAATCGTCCGGCACCTCTTCGGCAAGGCCGTCATCGTCGAGCTGCTGCGCGGCGCAGTGGTCAACTGCCCGCAGACCGGAGAATGGAACGAGAAGCGGCTGGAACTGCGCGGCATCATCGAAGCCGTCATCCGGCGCGGCATCGCCCAGGGCGTCTTCGAGGACGAACATCCCCGGCTGACCGCGCAGTACATTCCGGGACTGATCCGCTCCGTGTGCCTGTTCCGGCCCGAAGGCACGGACGCGGAAACCGTCTGCCGCCACGCGGAAGCCTTCGTGCTCAAGGCGCTGCGCAAAATCGGCTGA
- a CDS encoding FG-GAP repeat domain-containing protein: MRSKSLICLQTLACLLLTWALLPGPAAAQVKTFVVFPFNYMGPEKYQHYGKGASSRIKRKLTVPGTLEPAQDSVALALGQEAPANSSAARNTLAGTGTDYLVWGNIGVSGDKVSLEVTLQSLNSDPIVKNSEVPLDEVTMELDRMAGEITSQLFNTAQQAEADQQQGASASAANPSFLDAQATANQQPTVSSVNPQFRYEGGTHNTGRWQSQGLRFASRSMAVCDATGDGKNEIFLLKDHSLEAYRIEQDRLMPMGEVTFASKADLISLQSIDLDKDGASELVVTTYRDEAPLSYIYRFNGSGFSPVVEDVRMFLNVVRMPPTFTSILIGQPKGRNNLLDSDDVHEVYVSGKSVIEGKKVAMPPFGNIYNFAYLPEKGTYKVAMLDSFGRIQIFSADLKPESVSQETYNSSAIPLELPTAVVPGLGSHRDVSEQQYYYIPMPMLATNLMTGTDKYELLLNRDISVAAQVFKRFRTFTQGEIHSLFWDGTGMSLSWKTRRINGTVVAYDIVDYNNDGQLDLIVLVNTYPGAIQLDYRKTVLFAYDLNLK, from the coding sequence ATGCGTTCCAAAAGCCTCATCTGCCTGCAAACTCTGGCCTGTCTGCTGCTGACCTGGGCGCTGCTTCCCGGTCCGGCCGCCGCTCAGGTCAAGACCTTCGTGGTCTTTCCCTTCAACTATATGGGCCCTGAGAAATATCAGCATTACGGCAAAGGCGCGAGTTCGCGCATCAAGCGCAAGCTGACCGTGCCCGGCACTCTGGAGCCCGCCCAGGATTCCGTGGCCCTGGCCCTCGGCCAGGAAGCCCCGGCCAACAGCAGCGCCGCCCGCAACACGCTCGCCGGCACGGGAACCGACTACCTCGTCTGGGGCAACATCGGCGTCTCCGGCGACAAGGTCTCCCTGGAGGTCACCCTCCAGAGCCTGAACAGCGACCCCATCGTCAAGAACTCCGAAGTTCCGTTGGACGAGGTGACCATGGAACTCGACCGCATGGCGGGCGAGATCACCAGCCAGCTCTTCAACACCGCGCAGCAGGCCGAGGCCGACCAGCAGCAAGGCGCCAGCGCCAGCGCCGCCAACCCCTCGTTCCTCGACGCCCAGGCCACGGCGAACCAGCAGCCCACCGTATCCTCGGTGAACCCGCAATTCCGCTACGAGGGCGGCACGCACAACACGGGCCGCTGGCAGAGCCAGGGCCTGCGCTTCGCCTCGCGCAGCATGGCCGTCTGCGACGCCACGGGCGACGGCAAGAACGAAATCTTCCTGCTCAAGGACCACTCCCTGGAAGCCTACAGAATCGAGCAGGACCGCCTCATGCCCATGGGCGAGGTCACCTTCGCGTCCAAGGCCGACCTGATCTCGCTTCAGTCCATCGACCTGGACAAGGACGGAGCCAGCGAACTCGTCGTCACCACCTACCGCGACGAAGCGCCGCTTTCCTACATCTACCGCTTCAACGGCTCCGGCTTCTCGCCCGTGGTCGAGGACGTCCGCATGTTCCTGAACGTGGTGCGCATGCCCCCGACCTTCACCTCGATCCTCATCGGGCAGCCCAAGGGCAGAAACAACCTGCTTGATTCCGACGACGTGCACGAGGTCTACGTCTCCGGAAAGTCCGTCATCGAAGGCAAGAAGGTGGCAATGCCGCCCTTCGGCAACATCTACAACTTCGCCTACCTGCCGGAAAAGGGCACCTACAAGGTGGCCATGCTGGACTCCTTCGGCAGAATCCAGATCTTCTCCGCGGACCTCAAGCCCGAATCCGTGTCCCAGGAAACCTACAACAGCTCGGCCATCCCCCTGGAGCTGCCCACGGCCGTGGTTCCCGGCCTCGGCTCCCACCGCGACGTCTCCGAGCAGCAGTACTACTACATTCCCATGCCCATGCTCGCCACCAACCTGATGACCGGCACGGACAAGTACGAACTGCTCCTGAACCGGGACATCTCCGTGGCGGCCCAGGTCTTCAAGCGCTTCCGCACCTTCACCCAGGGCGAAATCCACTCGCTGTTCTGGGACGGCACGGGCATGAGCCTGTCCTGGAAGACGCGGCGCATCAACGGCACCGTGGTGGCCTACGACATCGTGGACTACAACAACGACGGGCAGCTCGACCTGATCGTGCTGGTGAACACCTATCCCGGCGCAATCCAGCTCGACTACCGCAAGACCGTGCTCTTCGCCTACGATCTCAACCTGAAATAG
- the phnF gene encoding phosphonate metabolism transcriptional regulator PhnF: MVRNYSPLWRLVRDELAEEIRRGRLAPGDLLPTEQQLGERFDVHRHTIRRALQELREMGLVRTAQGRGSVVLEQPLDHKRPRRTRFSQELGLGGLDVRFHFLHGDLMHASDVVAEHLGLRPNARINYIESLGEVQGRRLFIVSHFLPHAGMEGLIEHYRQSGSLSRCLNLYGVEATFRAVSRISTRMASDEETRHLRHREKRPVLVVEYVNADSNGRPVEFGIARFCGDKMELVVPGG, translated from the coding sequence ATGGTCAGGAATTATTCCCCGCTCTGGCGGCTGGTGCGCGACGAGCTGGCCGAGGAGATTCGGCGCGGACGACTCGCGCCCGGCGATCTGCTGCCCACGGAGCAGCAATTGGGCGAGCGATTCGACGTGCATCGTCACACGATCCGCAGGGCATTGCAGGAACTGCGCGAGATGGGACTCGTCCGCACGGCGCAGGGGCGCGGCAGCGTGGTCCTGGAGCAGCCCCTGGACCACAAACGCCCCCGGCGAACCCGGTTCAGCCAGGAACTCGGCCTGGGCGGCCTCGACGTGCGGTTCCACTTTCTCCACGGCGACCTGATGCACGCCTCCGATGTCGTGGCCGAGCATCTGGGACTTCGGCCCAACGCGCGCATCAACTACATTGAAAGCCTGGGCGAGGTGCAGGGCAGGCGGCTCTTCATCGTCTCGCACTTCCTCCCGCACGCGGGCATGGAAGGGCTCATCGAGCACTACAGGCAATCCGGCTCCCTGAGCCGGTGCCTGAACCTCTACGGCGTGGAGGCGACCTTCCGCGCGGTCAGCCGGATCAGCACGCGCATGGCCAGCGACGAGGAAACGCGCCACCTGCGGCATAGGGAAAAGCGGCCTGTGCTCGTGGTCGAATACGTGAATGCGGACAGCAACGGCCGCCCGGTGGAATTCGGCATCGCCCGCTTCTGCGGCGACAAGATGGAGCTGGTGGTGCCGGGCGGCTGA